The following are from one region of the Nicotiana tomentosiformis chromosome 7, ASM39032v3, whole genome shotgun sequence genome:
- the LOC138895054 gene encoding uncharacterized protein, with translation MGYFYEAMDRAKEVIQASFTDEQKYAKVFQIIDARWSEQLHRPLHAAGLILNPSLFYDQHENNSLAREVWTGFHEVVIKLTPDEDMQEKIVDQLAIYKAAEGLFKLRLAIKQRKTKSPVEWWDQYGVETPDLQTFAIRVLSLTCSSSGCERNWSVFEHIHTKKRNRLTLKRLHNLVFIKYNRALRRRYNHRNLIDPILLDNIDKANEWLTGVPENCEDEEVFEGDSNFTWGDVAVASGVGENPYGLRGNTSSSSSIRKGKSVATTSRSLSLIDEDESNHEEEEEGEEEDDEQYEDNRGIQDFDNLEEEQEE, from the exons TCAAGCATCATTCACTGATGAGCAGAAATATGCAAAGGTCTTTCAGATCATTGATGCAAGATGGAGTGAGCAACTTCATAGACCTTTGCATGCAGCTGGACTTATTCTGAACCCGTCACTCTTTTATGATCAGCATGAGAATAATTCATTGGCTAGAGAAGTGTGGACAGGATTCCATGAGGTTGTTATCAAGTTGACCCCAGATGAAGACATGCAAGAAAAGATAGTAGATCAGCTTGCTATTTACAAGGCAGCTGAGGGACTTTTTAAGCTCCGACTTGCTATTAAACAAAGAAAGACGAAATCGCCAG TTGAGTGGTGGGACCAATATGGTGTAGAGACTCCGGATTTACAGACTTTCGCCATCAGAGTTCTAAGTTTAACTTGTAGCTCATCCGGATGTGAAAGGAACTGGAGCGTTTTTGAACAC ATTCATACAAAGAAGAGGAATCGACTAACCTTGAAGCGCCTCCATAATCTAGTGTTCATAAAATACAATAGAGCATTGAGGCGTCGCTACAACCACCGCAACCTAATTGATCCAATTCTTTTGGACAATATTGATAAGGCTAATGAGTGGCTAACCGGAGTCCCCGAAAATTGTGAAGATGAAGAAGTATTTGAAGGCGATTCTAATTTCACTTGGGGTGATGTTGCGGTTGCTAGTGGAGTTGGGGAGAATCCTTATGGTTTAAGGGGGAATACTTCAAGTTCAAGCTCGATTAGGAAGGGAAAAAGTGTGGCTACTACAAGTCGATCCCTATCCCTAATTGATGAAGATGAAAGTAATCATGAAGAGGAAGAGGAGGGGGAGGAGGAAGATGACGAGCAATATGAAGATAATAGAGGAATTCAAGATTTTGAcaatcttgaagaagaacaagaagagtaG